A stretch of Acidobacteriota bacterium DNA encodes these proteins:
- a CDS encoding FtsX-like permease family protein, with protein sequence MPTSTGVVAAFTVLLTCLAGAAIGTWPAWQASRHASGSMWSGRTMTLNRVQARMRSGVVATQVALTAVLLVVAALVAVSQRNVLALETGFEPGFTRVADLNVPTGRYGSVRELTQFFDTLTTRFKALPGVTDACVANEIPLDRPPGSMTYVAEGTERLVSAWPNTISPACVDVLRLRLLAGRRVTNDEPIPSVMVSASMANALFPDGRNPIGQRVHFGVPTAYLLTIVGVLADIRDGSLETSHGRQVWMPQSLGHFPPARILVRYAAPGAVDDAALRAVVNDLAPDLALARPRALADVVLRATANRRFVLFLLSGFAAVAVLLCAIGLYGVLAHSVGQRTQEIGIRMALGARPGQVLRLVLAQVSVAAGAGLIVGLLGARALSDTVRSLLYGIAVTEPRVYVGVGVAVLMMAALAAWSPTRRAVRIDPKTAMRAD encoded by the coding sequence TTGCCCACATCAACGGGCGTGGTGGCCGCGTTTACCGTGTTGCTCACGTGCCTGGCCGGCGCGGCGATTGGCACGTGGCCTGCGTGGCAGGCCTCTCGCCACGCATCGGGTTCGATGTGGTCGGGCCGTACGATGACGCTGAATCGGGTGCAGGCGCGCATGCGGTCGGGCGTGGTCGCGACGCAAGTGGCGCTCACCGCCGTGCTGCTGGTGGTGGCGGCACTTGTCGCCGTCAGCCAGCGCAATGTCCTGGCGCTTGAGACGGGATTCGAGCCCGGGTTCACTCGGGTGGCCGACCTGAACGTGCCCACCGGCCGCTACGGCTCGGTGCGCGAGCTGACCCAGTTCTTCGACACGCTGACCACACGCTTCAAAGCCTTGCCCGGCGTCACCGATGCCTGCGTTGCCAACGAGATTCCGCTCGATCGTCCGCCCGGCAGCATGACGTATGTCGCGGAAGGCACCGAGCGGCTGGTCTCGGCCTGGCCCAACACCATTTCGCCCGCGTGTGTGGACGTGTTGCGCCTGCGGCTCCTGGCTGGTCGCCGCGTCACCAATGACGAACCCATCCCTTCGGTGATGGTCAGCGCGAGCATGGCCAACGCGCTGTTTCCCGATGGACGCAATCCCATTGGGCAGCGGGTGCATTTTGGTGTGCCCACCGCCTACCTCCTCACCATCGTCGGCGTGCTGGCGGATATTCGTGACGGATCCCTGGAGACGTCACACGGCCGGCAGGTGTGGATGCCACAGTCACTCGGCCACTTTCCACCTGCGCGCATCCTGGTGCGTTACGCCGCACCAGGCGCGGTGGATGACGCTGCTCTTCGTGCCGTTGTGAACGATCTGGCGCCCGATCTGGCGCTGGCCAGGCCGAGGGCGCTGGCTGATGTCGTGTTGCGCGCCACGGCGAACCGCCGATTCGTGTTGTTCCTGCTGTCTGGCTTTGCCGCAGTCGCGGTCTTGTTGTGCGCGATTGGCCTCTATGGCGTCCTGGCGCACTCGGTGGGCCAACGGACCCAGGAAATTGGGATCCGCATGGCCCTGGGCGCGAGGCCGGGCCAGGTGTTGCGTCTGGTGCTCGCGCAAGTGTCTGTGGCCGCAGGTGCGGGTCTGATCGTGGGTCTGCTCGGTGCGCGAGCGTTATCCGACACCGTGCGGTCGCTGCTGTACGGAATCGCCGTCACCGAGCCGCGGGTCTACGTGGGTGTCGGCGTCGCGGTACTGATGATGGCCGCGCTTGCGGCGTGGTCGCCCACCCGCCGCGCGGTCAGAATCGATCCCAAGACCGCGATGCGGGCCGACTAG